One segment of Microcoleus sp. AS-A8 DNA contains the following:
- a CDS encoding peptidylprolyl isomerase yields MTLAIMETEKGTINLELFDQDAPNTVKNFVDLAEKGFYDGLTFHRVIPNFMIQGGCPQGTGTGGPGYQIKCEINSNKHLAGTLSMAHAGRNTGGSQFFICHAPQPHLDGVHTTFGQTKDMDVVNAIRKGDKILSVKIEQI; encoded by the coding sequence ATGACTCTTGCCATTATGGAAACGGAGAAAGGCACCATCAACCTGGAGTTGTTCGACCAGGATGCACCGAATACGGTGAAGAATTTTGTAGACTTAGCTGAAAAAGGGTTTTACGACGGCCTCACCTTCCACCGCGTCATCCCTAACTTTATGATTCAAGGTGGCTGCCCGCAGGGAACGGGAACGGGTGGCCCTGGTTACCAAATTAAGTGTGAAATTAATTCCAATAAGCACTTAGCGGGTACTTTGTCAATGGCTCATGCGGGTCGTAATACGGGGGGGAGTCAATTCTTTATTTGCCACGCTCCTCAACCCCATTTAGATGGAGTACACACGACTTTTGGTCAAACGAAAGACATGGATGTTGTCAATGCGATCCGTAAGGGTGACAAGATTCTTTCGGTCAAGATTGAACAAATTTAG
- the glmM gene encoding phosphoglucosamine mutase, protein MVTSPVRTQGFSRLEVLPRHQQASSTSVSLGSRSLTLPTTALFGTDGIRGRVGDLLNADLALQVGFWAGQVLQTQTPALGPVIVGQDSRNSSDMLAMALTAGLTAAGLEVWNLGLCPTPGIAYLTRMTDAIGGVMISASHNPPEDNGIKFFASEGTKLPVALQKQIEAGLRGFSGEAIPANVQGQYYYRPELLTNYVESLRHPLQEVTDLRGMRVVLDLAWGASVALADQVFTELGAEVICLHHEADGDRINVNCGSTHLQPLQEAVRQYSADMGFAFDGDADRVMAVDAKGRVIDGDYILYFWGQALRQAQKLPGDLIVATVMANLGFERAWNELGGSLVRTAVGDQYVQAEMQRTGAMLGGEQSGHILCHHYNMTGDGMLTALHLASLVRQSGVPLTQLVDQSFQPYPQLLRNVRVEDRERRLNWHNCDAVNSAIAQAEAAMAGLGRILVRASGTEPLIRVMVEAESADVAEHWTSELVRVVQQHLG, encoded by the coding sequence ATGGTTACATCCCCAGTCCGGACTCAGGGCTTCTCTCGTTTAGAGGTATTGCCTCGACATCAGCAGGCATCCTCGACCAGTGTCAGCCTTGGGAGTCGGTCTCTAACGCTACCGACGACTGCCTTATTTGGCACCGATGGCATTCGGGGACGAGTAGGAGATTTACTCAATGCCGATTTAGCGTTACAAGTTGGTTTCTGGGCCGGTCAGGTATTGCAAACACAGACACCTGCACTTGGCCCCGTGATTGTGGGACAAGACTCGCGAAACTCCAGCGATATGTTGGCAATGGCACTGACAGCCGGTCTCACGGCAGCCGGTTTAGAGGTGTGGAACTTGGGGTTATGCCCCACTCCTGGCATTGCCTATCTCACCCGTATGACGGATGCGATTGGAGGAGTGATGATTTCTGCCAGTCATAACCCACCAGAAGACAATGGAATTAAATTTTTTGCCTCAGAAGGGACAAAGCTACCAGTCGCGTTGCAAAAGCAGATTGAAGCAGGCTTGAGAGGTTTTTCTGGAGAGGCGATTCCCGCTAATGTGCAGGGACAGTACTACTATCGACCTGAATTGCTCACGAATTATGTGGAATCGCTGCGTCATCCTCTGCAAGAGGTGACCGATTTACGCGGTATGCGGGTTGTGTTGGATTTGGCTTGGGGGGCGTCTGTAGCGCTGGCAGATCAGGTGTTTACTGAGTTAGGGGCAGAGGTGATCTGCTTGCATCACGAAGCGGATGGTGATCGCATTAATGTTAATTGTGGCTCGACTCACCTCCAGCCTTTGCAAGAAGCGGTGCGGCAGTATTCAGCTGATATGGGTTTTGCCTTTGATGGAGATGCCGATCGCGTCATGGCGGTCGATGCCAAGGGTCGGGTGATCGATGGGGATTACATTCTCTATTTTTGGGGTCAAGCCTTACGACAAGCCCAAAAGCTGCCGGGAGATTTAATTGTGGCAACCGTCATGGCTAATCTAGGCTTTGAACGAGCCTGGAATGAGTTGGGCGGTTCCCTGGTACGAACGGCGGTGGGCGACCAGTATGTTCAGGCGGAAATGCAGCGCACTGGAGCCATGCTGGGTGGTGAGCAGTCGGGACATATTCTCTGCCATCACTACAATATGACGGGCGATGGGATGTTGACGGCTTTACATTTGGCGTCTTTAGTGCGCCAATCGGGAGTGCCTTTAACTCAGCTAGTGGATCAAAGCTTCCAACCCTACCCCCAATTGTTACGGAATGTACGAGTGGAAGACCGCGAACGCCGACTGAACTGGCACAATTGTGATGCGGTGAATTCCGCGATCGCACAAGCGGAGGCCGCAATGGCAGGTCTTGGACGCATTCTCGTCCGCGCTTCGGGTACAGAACCGCTGATCCGGGTGATGGTAGAAGCCGAGTCGGCTGACGTTGCCGAACATTGGACATCTGAATTGGTTCGAGTCGTTCAGCAACATTTAGGTTAG